The following coding sequences lie in one Lemur catta isolate mLemCat1 chromosome 11, mLemCat1.pri, whole genome shotgun sequence genomic window:
- the NDUFA5 gene encoding NADH dehydrogenase [ubiquinone] 1 alpha subcomplex subunit 5 codes for MAGVLKKTTGLVGLAVCETPHERLRILYTKILDVLEQIPKNAAYRKYTEQITNEKLAMVKAEPDVKKLEDQLQGGQIEEVILQAESELSLARKMMQWKPWEPLVEEPPANQWKWPI; via the exons ATGGCGGGTGTGCTGAAGAAG ACTACTGGCCTTGTGGGATTAGCTGTATGTGAGACTCCACACGAG AGGCTAAGAATATTGTATACAAAGATTCTTGATGTTCTTGAGCAAATCCCTAAAAATGCAGCGTATAGAAAGTATACAGAACAGATTACAAATGAGAAGCTGGCTATGGTTAAAGCG GAACCAGatgttaaaaaattagaagacCAACTTCAGGGTGGCCAAATAGAAGAGGTGATTCTTcag GCTGAAAGTGAACTAAGTCTGGCAAGAAAAATGATGCAGTGGAAACCATGGGAGCCATTAGTGGAAGAGCCTCCCGCCAATCAGTGGAAATGGCCAATATAA